The proteins below are encoded in one region of Paenarthrobacter ilicis:
- the araB gene encoding ribulokinase: MNTSENLPLDEQFVIGVDYGTLSGRAVVVRVSDGAELGSGVFEYPHAVVADTLPGSGLRLPADWALQVPNDYRDVLRNAVPAAVAEAGINPENVVGIATDFTACTMVPETADGTPLNELERFADRPHAFVKLWRHHAAQPQADRINQLAEERGEAWLPRYGGLISSEWEFAKGLQLLEEDPEVYAAMDHWVEAADWIVWQLSGNYVRNACTAGYKGIYQDGKYPSEDFLAALNPDFQGFVAEKLEHTIGRLGDAAGYLTEEAAAWTGLPAGIAVAVGNVDAHVSAPAANAVEPGQLVAIMGTSTCHVMNGDVLREVPGMCGVVDGGIVDGLWGYEAGQSGVGDIFGWFTKNGVPPEYHQAAKKQGKSIHEYLTDLARTQAIGEHGLIALDWHSGNRSVLVDHELSGVVVGQTLATKPEDTYRALLEATAFGTRTIVDAFRDSGVPVKEFIVAGGLLKNTFLMQVYADITGLQLSTIGSEQGPALGSAIHAAVAAGKYKDIREAAAAMSAAPGAVYTPIPENVAAYEVLFQEYKTLHDYFGRGTNNVMHRLKSIQRQARGTSPATSASAGAAQPASNSSSGAAGSDTAGSDTAERVSA, from the coding sequence ATGAATACCTCTGAAAACCTCCCGCTCGATGAGCAGTTTGTCATCGGCGTGGATTACGGAACCCTGTCCGGGCGCGCCGTCGTTGTGCGTGTCTCGGATGGCGCCGAGCTCGGCAGCGGCGTGTTTGAATACCCGCACGCAGTGGTGGCTGACACGCTCCCCGGCAGCGGGCTGCGCCTCCCCGCAGACTGGGCGTTGCAAGTACCCAACGACTACCGCGATGTCCTGCGCAATGCCGTACCGGCCGCCGTCGCCGAAGCCGGGATCAACCCGGAGAACGTGGTGGGCATCGCCACCGACTTCACCGCCTGCACCATGGTCCCTGAAACGGCCGACGGAACTCCGCTGAACGAACTGGAGCGTTTCGCTGACCGACCCCATGCTTTCGTGAAGCTGTGGCGCCATCACGCTGCGCAGCCGCAGGCTGACCGGATCAACCAGCTGGCTGAAGAACGTGGCGAGGCCTGGCTTCCCCGCTACGGCGGATTGATCTCCTCTGAGTGGGAGTTCGCCAAGGGACTGCAGCTCCTTGAGGAAGATCCTGAAGTTTATGCCGCCATGGACCACTGGGTTGAAGCGGCCGACTGGATCGTCTGGCAGCTGAGCGGCAACTACGTCCGCAATGCCTGCACCGCGGGTTACAAGGGCATTTACCAGGACGGCAAGTACCCGTCAGAGGATTTCCTTGCAGCCCTCAACCCTGATTTCCAAGGGTTCGTCGCAGAAAAGCTGGAGCACACCATTGGTCGGCTGGGTGACGCCGCAGGCTACCTCACAGAGGAAGCTGCTGCCTGGACAGGCCTCCCGGCTGGTATCGCGGTAGCCGTGGGCAACGTGGACGCCCACGTCAGTGCACCCGCAGCGAACGCCGTTGAGCCGGGACAACTCGTTGCGATCATGGGCACCTCCACGTGCCACGTCATGAACGGCGATGTCCTGCGCGAAGTACCCGGCATGTGCGGGGTTGTGGACGGCGGAATCGTGGACGGACTCTGGGGTTACGAGGCCGGCCAGTCAGGCGTCGGAGATATCTTTGGCTGGTTCACCAAAAACGGTGTGCCGCCCGAATATCACCAGGCTGCCAAAAAGCAGGGAAAGAGCATCCATGAGTACCTCACGGATCTCGCAAGGACACAGGCCATTGGCGAGCACGGCCTGATCGCATTGGATTGGCACTCGGGGAACCGCTCGGTGCTGGTGGACCACGAACTGTCAGGGGTGGTGGTAGGCCAGACTCTGGCCACCAAACCTGAAGACACCTACCGTGCCCTGTTGGAAGCGACCGCGTTCGGCACACGCACCATTGTGGATGCGTTCCGCGATTCCGGCGTCCCCGTCAAGGAGTTCATTGTGGCGGGTGGGCTGCTGAAGAACACGTTCCTCATGCAGGTCTACGCGGACATCACCGGTTTGCAGCTTTCCACGATCGGCTCTGAACAGGGTCCTGCGTTGGGCTCCGCGATCCACGCCGCAGTAGCTGCTGGGAAGTACAAGGACATCCGCGAAGCCGCTGCCGCCATGTCCGCCGCTCCCGGTGCCGTCTACACCCCAATTCCCGAAAACGTGGCAGCGTACGAGGTCCTGTTCCAGGAATACAAGACACTGCACGACTACTTCGGCCGGGGAACCAACAACGTCATGCACCGCCTGAAGTCGATCCAGCGCCAGGCGCGCGGCACCAGCCCTGCAACCAGCGCCAGCGCGGGTGCCGCCCAACCGGCGTCGAACTCCTCCTCCGGCGCTGCCGGCTCCGACACTGCCGGCTCCGACACTGCCGAGCGGGTGTCCGCATGA
- a CDS encoding FG-GAP-like repeat-containing protein produces the protein MRTLTPRSATAAVALAVVLAASPLSPSPATAAPAVVSNILLDQGLKSVAVDPTTQTLYAINSWTNTMSVVSGTSVVATIPVGERPWDVAVDPATHTAYVSNMDSNNVSVIRDNKVTATIPVGLRPFSVAVDSKTHAVYVTNTVGRSVSVIQGTTVTSTVIIDGDPTDVAVDSSTGTAYVASFSTKTVTVLNGSEVVGTIKVPGNPTALAVDQATRSLYVASMDDNAISIVNGMSIAATIPLGYTPADIALDPSSHTAYILDAGESTVAMLRGNAVVSTLPVAAQPRGIAVDTSSGNVFVASEQTGAISVIREGAPSSAPKLTLQGSLPNASVDDSYSQRFTATGSPAPRFAVTNGSLPPGLALEPTTGLLSGRLNAKGIFTFRITASNGVGTDSVSPQLAITVAATRPSRDFSGDHKSDVLARDADGRLWLYPGDGKGGWQQRSQVGQGWNSMNAIISPGDFNGNGWSDVMARDAKGSLWQYGGTADGWAIPWPAGTGWNVMNALVTPGDFDGDGSVDVLAREENGSLWLYPGDNDHFWHPRSQIGQGWNVMTSITGTGDFNGDSHSDVLARDSSGTLWLYPGNGKGGWNARTQVGSGWNIMNSMTSPGDFDGDGNVDVMGRDLAGNLWLYPGDGRGGWKSRSQIGQGWNVMTALI, from the coding sequence ATGCGCACCCTTACCCCTCGCAGCGCCACGGCGGCCGTCGCACTGGCCGTTGTGCTTGCAGCGTCACCACTTTCGCCGTCCCCTGCAACCGCCGCACCAGCGGTGGTCAGCAACATCCTTCTTGACCAAGGCCTAAAGTCTGTGGCGGTTGATCCGACCACTCAAACGCTGTACGCCATTAATAGCTGGACCAACACAATGTCCGTCGTTAGCGGAACTTCGGTGGTGGCCACAATTCCAGTGGGCGAGCGCCCATGGGACGTCGCCGTTGACCCGGCAACCCATACTGCCTACGTCAGCAACATGGACAGCAATAACGTAAGCGTCATTAGGGACAATAAGGTAACGGCAACGATCCCCGTTGGCCTGCGTCCCTTCAGCGTCGCAGTCGACTCGAAGACCCACGCCGTCTACGTGACGAACACCGTTGGGCGGTCGGTTTCCGTCATCCAAGGCACCACGGTCACCTCCACTGTCATCATCGATGGGGATCCCACGGATGTTGCCGTGGATTCATCAACGGGCACAGCCTACGTTGCGAGTTTTTCGACGAAAACGGTGACGGTTCTGAACGGGTCCGAGGTCGTGGGTACGATCAAGGTTCCCGGAAATCCGACTGCTCTCGCAGTAGATCAGGCGACACGCTCTCTTTACGTTGCCAGCATGGACGACAACGCAATTTCGATCGTAAATGGAATGAGTATTGCGGCGACCATACCTTTGGGGTATACCCCAGCGGACATCGCACTGGACCCTTCTTCGCATACTGCTTACATACTTGACGCCGGAGAGAGCACCGTCGCCATGCTCCGGGGAAATGCCGTGGTTTCTACCCTCCCGGTGGCTGCTCAGCCTCGGGGCATCGCCGTCGATACCAGCAGCGGCAATGTTTTTGTCGCGAGTGAGCAAACAGGTGCAATTTCCGTCATTCGGGAGGGCGCCCCATCATCTGCTCCTAAGCTGACCCTACAGGGGAGCCTTCCCAACGCATCGGTTGACGACAGCTATTCACAGCGCTTTACTGCAACCGGGTCACCTGCTCCCCGCTTCGCTGTAACCAACGGGTCGCTGCCGCCCGGCCTGGCCTTGGAGCCAACAACGGGACTGCTCTCGGGAAGACTGAACGCCAAGGGTATTTTTACCTTCAGAATCACTGCCAGCAACGGGGTAGGAACCGATTCTGTATCCCCTCAGCTTGCAATCACTGTGGCGGCAACCCGCCCCTCGAGAGACTTCTCTGGTGACCATAAGTCGGACGTCCTGGCGCGGGATGCGGACGGCCGACTCTGGTTGTATCCCGGAGATGGAAAGGGCGGATGGCAACAACGGAGCCAAGTCGGCCAGGGGTGGAATTCGATGAACGCGATCATCAGCCCCGGGGACTTCAACGGAAACGGATGGTCAGACGTGATGGCCCGCGATGCGAAGGGCAGCCTCTGGCAATATGGCGGAACAGCGGATGGTTGGGCAATCCCATGGCCTGCTGGAACCGGCTGGAATGTCATGAATGCCCTGGTTACTCCCGGAGACTTTGATGGCGATGGCTCGGTTGACGTGTTGGCACGCGAAGAAAACGGAAGCCTTTGGCTATATCCCGGTGACAATGACCATTTCTGGCATCCCCGCTCCCAGATTGGTCAGGGCTGGAACGTTATGACGTCGATCACCGGCACAGGTGACTTTAATGGTGATAGTCACTCCGACGTCCTGGCCCGGGACAGCAGCGGCACCTTGTGGCTTTATCCCGGCAACGGTAAGGGCGGCTGGAACGCGCGAACTCAGGTCGGTTCAGGTTGGAACATTATGAATTCGATGACGAGTCCAGGAGACTTCGACGGCGACGGCAATGTTGACGTTATGGGCAGGGACTTGGCTGGCAATTTGTGGCTCTATCCGGGCGATGGTCGCGGTGGATGGAAGTCCAGGTCCCAGATCGGCCAAGGCTGGAATGTAATGACCGCCCTCATCTAG
- a CDS encoding group II truncated hemoglobin, producing MQTVYEAAGGTDFLLGLAQAWHVRVVEDEVVGHAFRHGVHPEHVQRLAAYWGEALGGPRLYSGNYGDQTSVVKMHSGNGPHEEMNRRAIECFDQALTDVGVTADPLRETLHDYFAWATNNSMARYERSADDVPSGLRIPQWSWGGLVPG from the coding sequence ATGCAAACGGTGTACGAGGCGGCTGGCGGTACGGACTTCCTTCTGGGTCTGGCTCAAGCGTGGCACGTCAGGGTGGTTGAGGACGAGGTGGTGGGCCATGCCTTCCGTCACGGGGTGCACCCTGAGCATGTCCAGCGTCTGGCGGCCTACTGGGGCGAGGCTTTGGGTGGTCCGCGGCTGTACTCGGGAAACTACGGTGACCAGACCTCTGTTGTGAAGATGCACAGTGGAAACGGTCCTCATGAAGAGATGAATAGGCGGGCGATCGAGTGCTTTGACCAAGCGCTGACAGATGTAGGAGTGACAGCTGACCCGCTCCGCGAAACCCTTCATGACTACTTCGCTTGGGCCACCAACAACAGCATGGCCCGCTACGAGCGTTCTGCTGACGACGTCCCGTCCGGGCTGCGGATACCCCAATGGTCGTGGGGCGGTCTGGTTCCAGGCTGA
- a CDS encoding LacI family DNA-binding transcriptional regulator, producing the protein MEDVARVAGVSHQTVSRVLNNHPNVSTKTRERVEDAITELGYRRNTAARSLVTRRSQTIGVLGSEMAQYGPSHTLLGVQQAARDAGYFVSVAGLREVTPETIKDAVAHFMDQGVDGIVVTVPHPGTFEVLRDIAAQVPLVAVGSSGDEQLSGATVDQREGARLAVQHLLDHGHSSIGHLSGPADWIDAAARIEGWREALTDAGFEPQTLIEGDWSAECGYRAGLTIARDRTVTALFVANDQMALGVLRAFHEAGVRVPEDISVVGFDDQPESAYFIPPLTTVAQNFEELGQRSIRLLLDRLDGGTTVEAATVTPHLVVRSTTAQPPTK; encoded by the coding sequence ATGGAAGACGTAGCCCGTGTGGCAGGGGTGTCTCACCAGACTGTCTCCAGGGTGCTCAATAACCATCCCAACGTGAGCACCAAGACCCGCGAGCGCGTGGAAGATGCCATCACTGAGCTTGGCTACCGCCGCAACACAGCCGCCCGCAGCCTGGTCACGCGGCGGTCCCAAACCATAGGTGTGCTGGGCAGTGAGATGGCCCAGTACGGGCCATCCCACACCCTCCTGGGCGTGCAGCAGGCAGCGAGGGACGCAGGGTATTTTGTGAGTGTTGCCGGGTTGAGGGAAGTCACTCCGGAGACCATCAAAGACGCCGTGGCCCACTTCATGGATCAAGGCGTGGACGGCATTGTGGTCACCGTGCCGCACCCGGGAACGTTTGAAGTCCTCCGGGATATTGCCGCCCAAGTGCCATTGGTGGCGGTGGGTTCCAGCGGTGATGAGCAGCTGAGTGGTGCCACAGTGGATCAGCGCGAGGGGGCACGCCTGGCCGTTCAGCACTTGCTGGACCACGGCCACAGCAGCATCGGGCACTTGTCCGGACCGGCCGACTGGATTGATGCCGCAGCCCGCATCGAGGGCTGGAGGGAGGCCTTGACGGACGCTGGATTCGAGCCGCAGACCTTGATCGAGGGCGACTGGAGCGCGGAATGCGGCTATCGGGCAGGGCTCACCATTGCCCGCGACCGCACAGTGACCGCGCTTTTTGTGGCCAACGACCAGATGGCCCTGGGTGTGCTCCGTGCCTTCCACGAAGCCGGCGTCAGGGTTCCGGAGGATATCAGTGTGGTGGGCTTCGATGACCAACCCGAATCGGCCTATTTCATCCCACCCCTGACAACAGTGGCCCAAAACTTCGAGGAGTTGGGGCAGCGCTCCATACGGCTGCTGTTGGACAGGCTCGACGGTGGGACAACCGTTGAGGCCGCGACCGTCACTCCCCACTTGGTGGTGCGCTCCACCACGGCCCAGCCTCCCACCAAGTAA
- a CDS encoding L-ribulose-5-phosphate 4-epimerase codes for MSQLLDTIAKVRKDVCELHAELTRYQLVVWTAGNVSARIPGYDLMVIKPSGVSYDQLTPDHMVVTDLYGTPVRGMNTGSAGTVDWGNPDLSPSSDTAAHAYVYRHMPEVGGVVHTHSTYATAWAARGEEIPCVLTMMGDEFGGPIPVGPFALIGDDSIGQGIVDTLKNSNSPAVLMQNHGPFTIGPSARAAVKAAVMCEEVARTVHISRQLGEPLPIEPAKIDSLFHRYQNVYGR; via the coding sequence ATGAGCCAGCTTCTGGACACCATCGCCAAGGTCCGCAAGGACGTCTGCGAGCTCCACGCCGAGTTGACCCGGTACCAGCTGGTGGTGTGGACCGCCGGCAACGTATCGGCCAGGATCCCGGGGTATGACCTGATGGTGATCAAGCCATCTGGCGTCTCTTATGACCAGCTCACCCCGGACCACATGGTGGTTACGGACCTCTACGGCACCCCTGTCCGGGGCATGAATACCGGCAGCGCAGGAACCGTGGATTGGGGAAACCCGGATCTCTCGCCGTCTTCCGATACCGCCGCCCACGCTTACGTGTACCGGCACATGCCCGAGGTAGGCGGCGTGGTCCACACCCACTCCACGTACGCCACCGCGTGGGCCGCGCGGGGCGAGGAAATCCCCTGCGTGCTGACCATGATGGGTGACGAATTCGGCGGACCCATCCCGGTGGGGCCGTTCGCGCTCATTGGGGATGACTCAATCGGCCAGGGAATCGTGGACACTCTGAAGAACTCCAACTCACCGGCCGTCCTGATGCAGAACCACGGCCCGTTCACCATCGGCCCGTCAGCCCGCGCCGCGGTCAAGGCTGCGGTCATGTGCGAGGAAGTGGCCAGGACGGTCCACATTTCCCGCCAGCTCGGCGAGCCGTTGCCCATTGAGCCGGCGAAAATCGATTCCCTTTTCCACCGCTACCAAAACGTTTACGGCCGCTGA
- the xylA gene encoding xylose isomerase, whose translation MTPQPTPQDRFTFGLWTVGWTGADPFGVATRPALDPVEAVHKLSELGAYGITFHDNDLIPFDATASERDLILKNFKSALAETGLKTPMVTTNLFSHPVFKDGGFTSNDRSIRRFALSKILRNIDLAAELGAETFVMWGGREGSEYDGSKDLSAALDRMKEGVDTAAGYIKEKGYGLKIALEPKPNEPRGDIFLPTVGHGLAFIAQLEHGDIVGLNPETGHEQMAGLNFTHGVAQALWAGKLFHIDLNGQRGIKYDQDLVFGHGDLTSAFFTVDLLENGFPNGGPTYDGPRHFDYKPSRTDGYDGVWESAKSNMSMYLLLKERALAFRADPEVQEALATSGVFELGEPTLNAGETTADLLADATAFETFDADQAAERSFAFVRLNQLAIEHLLGSR comes from the coding sequence ATGACCCCGCAGCCCACCCCCCAGGATCGCTTCACCTTTGGCCTCTGGACTGTCGGCTGGACAGGTGCCGATCCCTTCGGCGTAGCAACCCGTCCGGCGCTGGATCCCGTGGAAGCCGTCCACAAGCTCAGCGAGCTTGGCGCTTACGGCATCACCTTCCATGACAATGATCTGATCCCCTTCGACGCCACGGCGTCCGAGCGCGATCTGATTCTGAAGAACTTCAAGTCCGCTTTGGCCGAGACCGGCCTGAAGACCCCCATGGTCACCACCAACCTCTTCAGCCACCCCGTTTTCAAGGACGGCGGCTTTACCTCCAACGATCGCTCCATTCGCCGCTTTGCGCTCAGCAAGATCCTCCGGAACATCGACCTCGCTGCCGAACTGGGAGCCGAGACCTTTGTTATGTGGGGCGGCCGCGAAGGCAGCGAATACGACGGTTCCAAGGATCTGTCCGCAGCGCTGGACCGCATGAAAGAGGGCGTGGACACCGCTGCGGGCTACATCAAGGAAAAGGGCTACGGGCTGAAGATCGCCCTGGAGCCCAAGCCAAACGAGCCCCGCGGCGATATCTTCCTTCCCACGGTGGGTCATGGCCTTGCCTTCATCGCGCAACTGGAACACGGCGACATTGTTGGTCTCAACCCGGAAACCGGCCACGAGCAGATGGCAGGCCTGAACTTCACCCACGGCGTCGCCCAGGCCCTGTGGGCCGGCAAGCTCTTCCACATTGACCTCAATGGCCAGCGCGGCATCAAGTACGATCAGGACCTGGTTTTCGGCCACGGCGATCTCACCAGTGCCTTCTTTACCGTGGACCTCCTGGAGAACGGCTTCCCGAACGGCGGACCCACGTACGACGGCCCGCGACACTTCGACTACAAGCCTTCCCGCACCGATGGCTACGACGGCGTGTGGGAATCCGCGAAGTCCAACATGTCCATGTACCTGCTGCTCAAGGAACGTGCCTTGGCCTTCCGTGCGGATCCCGAGGTCCAGGAAGCACTGGCCACCTCCGGCGTCTTCGAACTGGGTGAGCCCACCCTGAACGCCGGCGAGACCACTGCCGACCTTCTGGCCGACGCCACCGCCTTTGAGACCTTCGACGCCGATCAGGCTGCGGAGCGCTCCTTCGCTTTTGTGCGGCTCAACCAGCTGGCCATCGAGCACCTGCTCGGCTCGCGCTAG
- the xylB gene encoding xylulokinase has product MPLVAGIDSSTQSCKVVIRDSDTGALVRQGRASHPEGSEVHPEHWWAALQEAIAQAGGLDDVDALAVGGQQHGMVCLDQDGEVVRPALLWNDTRSAPDAEQLILDAGNGDAAAGASFWAATTGTVPVASLTATKLHWLARNEPESAQRTAAVCLPHDWLSWRLAGHGPGTGSLDMLRTDRSDASGTGYFSASTGEYLPDVLENTLGHVPVLPAVVGPMDVAAKTPGGALIGPGAGDNAAAGLGVSAGVGDVVISIGTSGTVFAVSDTPAQDATGLVAGFADATGNYLPLACTLNATRIFDATATLLGVSLKELGELALSAPEGADGLSLVPYFEGERTPNLPDATGSLHGLTLSNYTPANLARAAIEGVLCSLADGLAALQRQGVTARRVILVGGGAQSQAVQTVAAAAFGLPVFVPTPGEYVADGAARQAAAVLTGHLPDWQLEGVNVQARGTEQPAAFLGTYRHYAAKVAAG; this is encoded by the coding sequence ATGCCTCTCGTAGCCGGGATCGACAGTTCCACCCAGTCATGCAAGGTGGTCATCAGGGATTCTGATACCGGCGCGCTGGTCCGCCAAGGCCGCGCGTCCCACCCGGAAGGATCCGAGGTCCATCCGGAACATTGGTGGGCCGCACTCCAGGAAGCAATTGCCCAGGCCGGAGGCTTGGATGATGTAGATGCCTTGGCCGTGGGCGGCCAGCAGCACGGCATGGTGTGCCTGGACCAGGACGGGGAAGTGGTTCGGCCCGCACTGTTGTGGAACGACACCCGCTCCGCACCCGATGCGGAGCAACTGATTCTTGACGCCGGCAATGGTGACGCCGCAGCGGGAGCATCCTTCTGGGCCGCCACCACGGGTACTGTCCCCGTGGCCTCGCTCACCGCTACCAAGCTGCACTGGCTGGCGCGGAACGAACCGGAAAGCGCGCAACGGACAGCGGCGGTGTGCCTCCCCCACGATTGGTTGTCATGGCGTCTGGCCGGCCACGGTCCCGGGACCGGCTCGTTGGACATGCTGCGGACAGATCGCTCCGACGCCTCAGGCACCGGGTACTTCTCGGCAAGTACGGGTGAATACCTGCCGGACGTCCTGGAAAACACCCTCGGCCACGTTCCTGTTCTTCCAGCCGTTGTTGGCCCCATGGACGTTGCTGCCAAGACCCCGGGCGGCGCTTTAATAGGACCAGGGGCCGGTGACAACGCAGCAGCAGGTCTTGGCGTGAGCGCCGGCGTCGGGGATGTCGTGATTTCCATCGGCACGTCCGGGACCGTGTTCGCGGTGTCGGACACGCCCGCGCAGGATGCAACCGGCCTGGTGGCGGGATTCGCGGACGCCACCGGCAACTACCTTCCCCTGGCATGCACCCTTAACGCCACCCGGATCTTTGATGCCACGGCAACCCTGCTGGGAGTGTCACTGAAGGAATTGGGAGAGCTCGCATTGTCGGCCCCGGAAGGTGCCGACGGCCTCTCCCTGGTCCCTTACTTCGAAGGCGAACGGACGCCCAATCTCCCGGATGCCACGGGCTCCCTTCATGGACTCACACTGTCCAACTACACTCCCGCCAATCTGGCCCGGGCAGCAATCGAAGGTGTGCTGTGTTCCCTGGCTGATGGGCTGGCGGCACTTCAACGTCAAGGCGTCACAGCCCGGCGCGTCATCCTGGTGGGCGGCGGCGCGCAGTCCCAAGCGGTGCAAACTGTGGCAGCGGCAGCGTTCGGATTGCCGGTGTTCGTGCCCACGCCCGGCGAATACGTTGCTGATGGTGCGGCCCGGCAGGCAGCCGCCGTCCTCACCGGTCACTTGCCCGACTGGCAGCTGGAGGGCGTCAACGTGCAGGCGCGGGGTACGGAGCAGCCAGCAGCGTTCTTGGGAACCTACCGTCATTACGCCGCGAAGGTAGCCGCTGGCTGA
- a CDS encoding ROK family transcriptional regulator, which translates to MPVNEPHSPGRVGDVRRRNLSLVLDSIARTGDAKPSRAQLAAGTGLTKAAVSSLVADLVESGLVSEVGLYRDGERGRPGQGLELSTRRGVVGMEINVDYLAVGLVELGGTLRFHTLVESPNRGLSPEEVMKRLGVLAVQAKAAAEDHGIAILGGGLAVPGLVDEDSHTVLSAPNLQWEREHLNPGRLLDGAPLGVRLSNEANSAALGELWYGGGPSDFLYVSGEVGVGGGVIIGSELYLGPGGSAGELGHIVVHPDGPPCSCGGRGCLETFSGQEAIFEAARIPSGTLAERTSLLLAALAAGEPLASQAVHDAGRYLGVALASSARLMDIEAVVLGGHFAILGEWLRPALLESLDKYAPGLLDPANLTVSALEHSGTILGAAGQVIRSVIESPFEFLLATKLA; encoded by the coding sequence ATGCCTGTGAACGAGCCCCACTCTCCGGGTCGCGTCGGTGACGTCCGTCGTCGGAATCTCTCGCTTGTCCTGGACTCCATTGCGCGGACCGGGGACGCCAAACCCAGTCGGGCGCAGCTCGCGGCAGGAACCGGCCTGACCAAGGCGGCTGTTTCCAGTCTGGTGGCAGACCTGGTGGAATCCGGCCTGGTGTCGGAAGTGGGCCTTTACCGCGATGGTGAGCGGGGCCGGCCCGGGCAGGGTTTGGAGCTGAGTACCCGTCGTGGCGTGGTTGGCATGGAAATCAACGTTGATTACTTGGCCGTTGGCCTGGTGGAGCTCGGCGGGACGCTGAGGTTCCACACGCTGGTTGAGTCGCCCAATAGAGGATTGTCTCCCGAGGAAGTCATGAAGCGGCTCGGAGTCCTGGCCGTGCAGGCCAAAGCAGCTGCGGAGGACCATGGCATCGCGATTCTGGGCGGCGGTCTGGCAGTGCCGGGGCTGGTGGATGAGGACAGCCACACGGTGTTGTCCGCCCCCAACCTGCAATGGGAGCGCGAACACTTGAACCCTGGCCGGCTCTTGGACGGCGCGCCCTTGGGGGTCAGGCTGTCCAATGAGGCGAACAGTGCCGCCCTCGGAGAGCTTTGGTATGGCGGCGGTCCCTCCGATTTTCTCTATGTTTCCGGTGAGGTGGGCGTAGGTGGTGGCGTGATCATCGGCTCCGAGCTGTACCTGGGGCCGGGCGGGTCGGCCGGTGAACTTGGCCATATTGTGGTCCACCCCGATGGGCCCCCATGCTCCTGTGGCGGACGGGGCTGCCTGGAGACCTTTTCGGGGCAGGAAGCGATCTTCGAAGCTGCCCGGATTCCTTCGGGAACGTTGGCGGAACGGACAAGTCTTCTGTTGGCCGCCTTGGCGGCCGGGGAGCCCCTGGCTAGTCAGGCAGTTCACGACGCCGGAAGGTACTTGGGCGTGGCGCTCGCGTCCTCGGCACGCCTCATGGACATTGAGGCCGTGGTGCTGGGCGGGCATTTTGCCATTCTGGGCGAGTGGCTCAGGCCCGCCCTGCTGGAGAGCCTGGACAAATACGCGCCGGGTCTCCTGGATCCGGCCAATTTGACGGTGTCCGCGCTGGAGCACTCCGGGACCATTCTTGGTGCGGCCGGGCAGGTCATCCGGTCCGTCATCGAGTCGCCTTTCGAGTTCCTGCTGGCCACCAAACTGGCGTAG
- a CDS encoding YihY/virulence factor BrkB family protein has translation MATQDSAHTSTAKARTAPTPEDSRKPDSPNDLAKPTWTYIAKRTLREFIKDQCPDTAAGLTYYGVLALFPALLALVSLLGLFGDAGKTTSALLDIVQQFAPGPGVDTIRQPIEELTKSSAAGLTFVFGLVVALWSASGYVTAFSRAMNRVYEVDEGRGFVKLRGTMLAVTVVAVVGAALVAAMLVLSGPVAEAIGGVIGLSDTFLTVWNIAKWPVLVIIVVAIIAVLYYFTPTVKQPKFRWMSMGSLFALVIFALASLGFGFYVANFSNYNKTYGALAGVIIMLLWLWILNMSLLFGAEFDAEMERGRQLQGGIKAEESIQLPPRDTKKSDKMQEKEDQVIRDGEEIRETHGGETHGGEPKRNK, from the coding sequence ATGGCCACACAAGACTCAGCCCACACCAGTACGGCAAAAGCGCGCACGGCGCCTACTCCGGAGGACTCCCGGAAGCCGGACAGTCCCAACGATCTCGCGAAACCCACATGGACGTACATAGCAAAAAGGACGCTCCGCGAGTTCATCAAGGATCAGTGCCCTGATACCGCTGCCGGCCTCACCTACTACGGAGTCCTGGCGCTTTTCCCCGCACTTCTGGCTCTGGTCTCCCTGCTGGGGCTTTTCGGTGATGCCGGAAAGACCACCAGCGCCCTCCTGGACATTGTGCAGCAGTTCGCCCCGGGCCCCGGTGTGGATACCATCCGCCAGCCGATCGAGGAACTGACCAAGTCCAGTGCGGCCGGCTTGACCTTCGTCTTCGGCCTGGTAGTGGCACTGTGGTCCGCATCCGGTTACGTTACGGCCTTCAGCCGGGCCATGAACCGCGTTTACGAAGTGGATGAGGGCCGTGGTTTCGTCAAGCTGCGCGGCACCATGCTGGCCGTTACCGTCGTCGCCGTTGTTGGTGCTGCGCTGGTTGCCGCCATGCTGGTCCTCAGCGGTCCCGTGGCCGAGGCAATCGGCGGCGTCATCGGCCTGTCCGATACCTTCCTCACCGTCTGGAACATCGCCAAGTGGCCCGTCCTCGTCATCATTGTTGTGGCCATCATTGCGGTGCTTTATTACTTCACCCCCACTGTGAAGCAGCCCAAATTCCGCTGGATGAGCATGGGCTCCCTATTCGCCCTGGTGATATTCGCGCTGGCTTCCTTGGGCTTTGGTTTTTACGTAGCCAACTTCAGCAACTACAACAAGACCTACGGTGCGCTGGCCGGCGTGATCATCATGCTGCTGTGGCTCTGGATCCTGAACATGTCCCTTCTCTTCGGCGCCGAGTTCGATGCCGAAATGGAACGGGGCCGCCAGTTGCAGGGTGGAATCAAGGCTGAGGAGAGCATCCAGCTGCCGCCGCGCGACACCAAGAAGAGCGACAAGATGCAGGAAAAGGAAGACCAGGTCATTCGGGACGGCGAAGAAATCCGCGAGACCCACGGTGGCGAGACCCACGGTGGCGAGCCGAAAAGGAACAAGTAG